One uncultured Carboxylicivirga sp. genomic window, AAGCAGCTACAGGCGTATGGAACAAGTCTCTTTCTCCTGAAGTCATTAAAACATTACAACCGTAAATCTGAATAGATTCTTCAACGGGAGCATCCTTCCATCTGCGCAAATCATAGTATCTTTTTCCTTCTCCCATAAGTTCAATTTGTCTTTCGCGCTTCAATTTAATTCTGAACTCACTCTGACTGCTATAAACATCATCTGTATAATCAGGAACACCAGCTCTGATTCTTACCGGTTGAATACCTTTTTTCATTTCACTGATATCACGACTTATGTTATAATTTTGAGATCCATCCCAGGATGAAACTGTGTATGATCCGTTTAATTCATTAAGAGCCTCAGCGTACATTAATAATACATCTGCATAACGAATAGCAGGTTCCGTTTTATCTACAATATTATTGATATCACCGTTTTCATAGGTGTCTCTTGGATGTACAAATTTCATAACTCCAATACCAGTACGAAGCCAGAACATGGTGTTGGTATAACCATTACCGTCTCCTCTGTAATAAAACACTTGTTTCTCACGGTTAGCAGGCAGCGCTTCATTTTCCAGATGCCAAACACTACCATTATAGGCAACAGATGCATAAAAACGAGGTTCTCTGTCTGCGTATTGAAGTGATACGCCTCGGGCCAAAGGTTTATAGTTTCCATAATATGCATCATAAGCACTCACATAGCCAGCAACTCTGTCACTACCATCTCCACGACCGATTTCCTTATCTTTACCAGGACAATCAGTACCATCATTCATGTAGTAAGCATCACATTGTTTTTGTGTAATACCGTGCGTGTTCCATCCTGAAGCAATACGTGGTAACTGGTGCGCAACCATAGCATCTGGAGTTTCACCACCATTATTAACTCTTGAGAAAATTAATTCAGGGTTATCAGAAGCACTAATTGTACCATTAAATAATGCGCGATACGATTCAAATGGATCAATATTTGCCCAACCTTCCGGCCAATTCTTATCAGAAAAATCAGCACTGTATGGAGGCGCAATAGTTGCAGGATACGAAGGTGTTCCAGCTGCTTTAAAACCAGCCACATACAAATCATATACTCCTAATTCCATAACATCTTTGGCTGCAGCAGCAGCTTTAGCCCACTTTTCTTCGCTATACTCTGATGATAATAGTTTTCTACCCTGATCATCAACTAGCTCTTGAGCCACAGCATCCGTATTACCATTAGCCAATGGACTTGCTGCATATAAAAGTACCAATGCTCTTGTTGCTAATGCTGCACCACGTGTAGGCCTTGCCATAGATTGCTCATCCCTATAAACTTTTAGATCTTTTGCTGCAAGAACCATTTCGTTACTGATGAAGTCGGCACATTCCTGATAGCTGCTTCGAGGGATAGCTATTTCTTCATAACTATTGGTGTAATCAATACCTTCTTCCGGAAGTAATGGAATAGGACCGTATTTACGAAGTAATAACCAATAATAATATGCTCTTACAAAACGGGCCTGTGCTTTATAATCGGCTATTTCTTCTTCATTAAGATCTTCATTTATATCAATATTATGGATGAAAATAGATGCATTACGTATACCCTTGTAACACTGAGTCCAGGTATCTTGTTTGGTATTTTCATCATACTGACCCATATGAAATTGATTATATGATAAAGCGTTGCCCTCCTTATTATCATATTCAATATCCCTATCTCCGTAATACATATCATCAGCAAAACAGTGTGGTGAATAACCTTTACTGCAA contains:
- a CDS encoding RagB/SusD family nutrient uptake outer membrane protein, which codes for MINKIKIFSIVFIFAGLFGSCTDYLDSDAYFKDRVTDETVFTSKLHSEQWLAHTYSFLENECADVCSKGYSPHCFADDMYYGDRDIEYDNKEGNALSYNQFHMGQYDENTKQDTWTQCYKGIRNASIFIHNIDINEDLNEEEIADYKAQARFVRAYYYWLLLRKYGPIPLLPEEGIDYTNSYEEIAIPRSSYQECADFISNEMVLAAKDLKVYRDEQSMARPTRGAALATRALVLLYAASPLANGNTDAVAQELVDDQGRKLLSSEYSEEKWAKAAAAAKDVMELGVYDLYVAGFKAAGTPSYPATIAPPYSADFSDKNWPEGWANIDPFESYRALFNGTISASDNPELIFSRVNNGGETPDAMVAHQLPRIASGWNTHGITQKQCDAYYMNDGTDCPGKDKEIGRGDGSDRVAGYVSAYDAYYGNYKPLARGVSLQYADREPRFYASVAYNGSVWHLENEALPANREKQVFYYRGDGNGYTNTMFWLRTGIGVMKFVHPRDTYENGDINNIVDKTEPAIRYADVLLMYAEALNELNGSYTVSSWDGSQNYNISRDISEMKKGIQPVRIRAGVPDYTDDVYSSQSEFRIKLKRERQIELMGEGKRYYDLRRWKDAPVEESIQIYGCNVLMTSGERDLFHTPVAAFALQTTFSDKMWFWPIKHSELRRNKRLTQNPGWTYYN